One genomic region from Polyangium spumosum encodes:
- a CDS encoding MMPL family transporter: MAAPASTRRFVTLALVGMTVLALFVVAFRLRLDPNVASLLPDQGEAAALRRYVRGFGGGDLAVVLVEGPEPETNAKVASEIASALAERPSVARAADRIDASRALDPMLAFRHADPRAMERLRGALTPEGIRARLAESRAMLLAPGSGAVAEVLATDPLRLGQLVHEGADISAGVRTQPDGAFATDDGRAHLVLVAPRGQALRGEDARRFVEDTAAVLAPHHAAHPEMRLGLTGGHAIAAATEEMLTRDLSISGALATVLASLVFALIFRRVRALVAVMPPLLLGTVWTAAVAAALPRGLSAIAVAFMSVVVGVGVDTGVHVYAALLEARRAGLGPREAARAARAKTAKSVLFAAGTAAAAFGALSLSSIEAMQQLGLLCAAGEVLTAAAIVLVTPEIGALLERRPPPEAPPVRWTDAFAWLSGTRRRAAVLAFVALVPVVAVLAGAAPSLSESIVAVRPKELEPLKVQQAVFDAFGGKSGQWVVLVADRDLERARARSDRLAEALSAMKDDVEAVDALTALAPAGETQEARFAARDALDLPAKASELEKALVETGFAPARFSAVLDAMRAPPRDVLQIEDLRRGPASILLSRYLGMDEGEHLVALYVRPRGVPGAAARVEEALRRVDPEAKLTGYARLEVALRESLASDLPKIAGVAALLVVAALAMSLRRARDVVIAAVVVLCEIAAVLLLVRLFGIPLHAYDALVLPVLLGITVDEGMFLLHRAREAEGDVIRETLRFEGPPVAATALTTATGFAALALCRFDGLRDLGLVGALGSVAGLVVALVVVPAGLRLWRA, encoded by the coding sequence ATGGCTGCTCCCGCGTCGACGAGGCGCTTCGTCACGCTCGCGCTCGTCGGGATGACCGTGCTCGCGCTCTTCGTGGTCGCGTTCCGGCTCCGGCTCGACCCGAACGTCGCGTCGCTCCTGCCGGACCAGGGCGAGGCCGCGGCGCTGCGCCGGTACGTGCGAGGCTTCGGCGGCGGCGACCTCGCCGTGGTGCTCGTCGAAGGCCCGGAGCCCGAGACGAACGCGAAGGTCGCGTCCGAGATCGCCTCCGCGCTCGCCGAGCGCCCGAGCGTGGCCCGCGCCGCCGACCGGATCGACGCCTCGCGCGCGCTCGATCCGATGCTCGCCTTCCGTCACGCCGATCCCCGCGCCATGGAGCGCCTCCGCGGCGCGCTCACGCCCGAGGGCATACGCGCGCGGCTCGCCGAGAGCCGGGCCATGCTCCTCGCGCCGGGGAGCGGCGCCGTGGCCGAGGTCCTCGCGACGGATCCGCTCCGGCTCGGGCAGCTCGTCCACGAGGGCGCCGACATCAGCGCCGGCGTGCGCACGCAGCCGGACGGGGCGTTCGCCACCGACGACGGAAGGGCGCACCTCGTGCTCGTCGCGCCGCGCGGACAAGCCTTGCGCGGCGAGGACGCGCGGCGCTTCGTCGAGGACACGGCGGCGGTGCTCGCGCCGCATCACGCGGCCCACCCCGAGATGCGGCTCGGCCTCACGGGCGGGCACGCGATCGCGGCGGCGACCGAGGAGATGCTCACGCGGGACCTCTCGATCTCCGGCGCCCTCGCCACGGTGCTCGCGTCGCTCGTCTTCGCCTTGATCTTCCGGCGCGTGCGCGCGCTCGTCGCCGTGATGCCGCCGCTCCTGCTCGGCACGGTGTGGACCGCGGCCGTGGCGGCGGCGCTCCCGCGAGGTTTGTCGGCGATCGCGGTCGCGTTCATGTCGGTCGTCGTGGGCGTCGGGGTCGACACGGGCGTGCACGTCTATGCGGCGCTGCTCGAAGCGCGGCGGGCGGGGCTCGGCCCGCGCGAGGCGGCGCGCGCGGCGCGGGCGAAGACGGCGAAGAGCGTGCTCTTCGCGGCCGGCACGGCGGCGGCGGCGTTCGGCGCGCTCTCGCTCTCCAGCATCGAGGCCATGCAGCAGCTCGGGCTGCTCTGCGCCGCGGGCGAGGTCTTGACGGCGGCCGCGATCGTGCTCGTGACGCCCGAGATCGGCGCGCTGCTCGAACGAAGACCGCCGCCCGAGGCGCCGCCCGTGCGCTGGACCGACGCGTTCGCCTGGCTCTCCGGCACGCGGCGGCGCGCGGCCGTCCTCGCCTTCGTCGCGCTCGTGCCCGTGGTGGCCGTGCTCGCGGGCGCGGCGCCGAGTTTGTCGGAGTCGATCGTCGCCGTGCGGCCGAAGGAGCTCGAACCGCTGAAGGTGCAGCAGGCGGTGTTCGACGCGTTCGGGGGCAAGAGCGGGCAATGGGTCGTGCTCGTCGCCGATCGGGACCTCGAGCGCGCGCGCGCGCGGAGCGACCGGCTCGCGGAGGCGCTCTCGGCGATGAAGGACGACGTCGAGGCGGTCGACGCGCTCACGGCGCTCGCGCCGGCCGGGGAGACGCAAGAGGCGCGCTTCGCGGCGCGGGACGCGCTCGACTTGCCGGCGAAGGCGAGCGAGCTCGAGAAGGCGCTCGTGGAGACGGGGTTTGCCCCGGCGCGTTTCTCGGCCGTGCTCGACGCGATGCGCGCGCCTCCGCGGGACGTCCTGCAGATCGAGGACCTCCGAAGAGGCCCGGCGTCGATCCTGCTCTCGCGTTACCTCGGCATGGACGAGGGGGAGCACCTCGTGGCGCTGTACGTGCGTCCGCGAGGCGTCCCCGGCGCGGCCGCGCGGGTCGAGGAGGCGCTCCGGCGGGTCGATCCGGAGGCGAAGCTGACGGGGTACGCGCGGCTCGAGGTGGCGCTCCGCGAGAGCCTCGCGAGCGACCTGCCGAAGATCGCGGGCGTCGCCGCCTTGCTCGTGGTGGCCGCGCTCGCGATGTCGCTCCGGCGCGCGCGCGACGTGGTGATCGCGGCTGTCGTCGTGCTCTGCGAGATCGCGGCGGTGCTCTTGCTCGTGCGCCTCTTCGGCATCCCGCTGCACGCCTACGACGCGCTCGTCTTGCCCGTGCTGCTCGGCATCACCGTCGACGAGGGGATGTTCTTGCTTCATCGGGCGCGGGAGGCGGAGGGCGACGTCATTCGCGAGACCTTGCGCTTCGAAGGGCCTCCCGTCGCGGCCACCGCGCTCACGACCGCCACGGGCTTCGCGGCGCTCGCGCTCTGCCGCTTCGACGGCCTGCGGGATCTCGGGCTCGTGGGCGCGCTCGGCAGCGTGGCCGGACTCGTGGTGGCGCTCGTCGTCGTGCCCGCGGGGCTCCGGCTGTGGAGAGCGTGA
- a CDS encoding VWA domain-containing protein produces MRTSLASYARAAAALASILLSANAADADTVRGTRSEKLVEKTHVIDLRIGHGHADMVVRRTVHNGGARHDQATFYIDLPEGAVAVGLRTLGTLDGKPHWFDGELLEAEKAAARYRELTGVGGYYPKDPALLSWRSQDLLALQVFPCPPGEPKTIEYTLRLPTHYHEGRHHLDLSAMGTAELPAQVTVTPMEKGEALFVGDKRVMAPAFVTLKDSIDLSVAPASEKPLEGALASVAFGKQKNVVHYHIDAAPALSRVPRGAHVVVLIDASRSLEQEQVEAEVAMTRAYLSHFPDARAAVLTFDRVARAPKGGFVTVREALAGLDGSQIVLKNGSHIDEALARADALLAALPKGTPKRILALTDTRTRQELTPSLLRGRLSKSGALLHVGVVGSSSRTTLQRDDAHAWATLTRPSGGLVWQASIDTTDTGEAPKTTYEELARPRQIDHFQVHAQGIAPEDIAFPEVLAEGESFEDLRLSEKQVPFVEVTGELWATPVRRVLVADEAENRRWAGLVFGSDLLYSIEEADMMPLAMMGRAVSPVTSYLAIEPGVRPSTEGLEEFGASGQGFGSAFGGMGGGHAAKPLLLATFDKHGFLKGELTRGLAACGGEGKKATVWLESTLQEVVLVRAEIEEEKAGSKLVTCLEEAAWEIELPGAFSSSWQGFSIKL; encoded by the coding sequence ATGCGGACCTCCCTCGCCTCGTACGCGCGCGCCGCCGCCGCCCTCGCCTCGATCCTGCTCTCCGCGAACGCCGCCGACGCGGACACGGTGCGTGGGACGCGGTCGGAAAAACTCGTGGAGAAGACCCACGTGATCGACCTCCGCATCGGCCATGGTCATGCCGACATGGTCGTGCGACGCACGGTGCACAATGGCGGCGCGCGGCACGATCAGGCGACGTTTTACATCGACCTGCCCGAGGGGGCCGTGGCCGTCGGGCTGCGCACGCTGGGGACGCTCGACGGCAAGCCGCACTGGTTCGACGGCGAATTGCTGGAGGCCGAGAAGGCCGCCGCGCGATACCGGGAGCTCACGGGCGTCGGCGGGTATTACCCGAAGGACCCGGCCCTGCTCTCGTGGCGGAGCCAGGACCTGCTCGCGCTCCAGGTCTTCCCCTGCCCGCCCGGCGAGCCCAAGACGATCGAATACACCTTGCGGCTGCCCACGCATTACCACGAAGGCCGCCACCACCTCGACCTCTCGGCCATGGGCACGGCGGAGCTGCCCGCCCAGGTCACCGTGACGCCCATGGAAAAAGGCGAGGCGCTCTTCGTCGGCGACAAGCGCGTCATGGCGCCGGCGTTCGTCACGCTGAAGGATTCGATCGACCTCTCGGTCGCGCCCGCGAGCGAAAAACCCCTCGAAGGCGCGCTCGCGTCGGTGGCGTTCGGCAAGCAGAAGAACGTGGTCCATTACCACATCGACGCGGCGCCCGCGCTCTCCCGCGTGCCCCGCGGCGCGCACGTGGTCGTCCTGATCGACGCCTCCCGATCGCTCGAACAGGAGCAGGTCGAGGCGGAGGTCGCCATGACGCGGGCCTACCTCTCCCATTTCCCGGACGCGCGCGCGGCCGTGCTCACGTTCGACCGCGTGGCGCGTGCGCCGAAGGGCGGGTTTGTCACGGTGCGCGAGGCGCTCGCCGGGCTCGATGGCTCGCAGATCGTCCTGAAAAACGGTAGCCACATCGACGAGGCGCTCGCCCGCGCCGACGCGCTGCTCGCGGCCCTGCCGAAGGGCACGCCGAAGCGGATCCTGGCGTTGACGGACACGCGCACGCGGCAGGAGCTCACGCCATCGCTGCTGCGGGGTCGGCTCTCGAAGAGCGGCGCGCTCCTGCACGTGGGCGTGGTGGGCTCCTCTTCGAGGACGACGCTCCAGCGGGACGACGCGCACGCCTGGGCGACCTTGACGCGCCCTTCGGGTGGGCTCGTCTGGCAGGCCTCGATCGATACGACGGACACGGGCGAGGCGCCCAAGACGACCTACGAGGAGCTCGCGCGCCCTCGGCAGATCGACCATTTCCAGGTGCACGCGCAGGGCATCGCCCCGGAGGACATCGCGTTTCCCGAGGTGCTCGCGGAGGGCGAGTCGTTCGAGGATCTGCGTTTGTCCGAGAAGCAGGTGCCGTTCGTCGAGGTGACGGGCGAGCTCTGGGCGACGCCCGTGCGCCGGGTGCTCGTCGCCGACGAGGCCGAAAATCGAAGGTGGGCGGGGCTCGTGTTCGGCTCGGATCTCCTCTATTCGATCGAAGAGGCGGACATGATGCCGCTCGCGATGATGGGGCGCGCCGTCTCGCCGGTGACGAGTTACCTCGCGATCGAGCCGGGCGTGCGCCCTTCGACCGAGGGGCTCGAGGAGTTCGGTGCGAGCGGCCAGGGCTTCGGGTCCGCGTTTGGCGGGATGGGGGGCGGGCACGCCGCGAAGCCGCTCCTCCTCGCGACGTTCGATAAACACGGGTTCTTGAAGGGCGAGCTCACGCGTGGGCTCGCGGCGTGCGGCGGAGAAGGGAAAAAGGCGACCGTCTGGCTCGAATCGACGCTCCAGGAGGTGGTCCTGGTGCGGGCGGAGATCGAGGAGGAGAAGGCGGGGTCGAAGCTCGTCACGTGCCTGGAGGAGGCGGCGTGGGAGATCGAGCTGCCGGGGGCGTTTTCGTCGAGCTGGCAGGGGTTTTCGATCAAGCTTTGA